A DNA window from Acidimicrobiales bacterium contains the following coding sequences:
- a CDS encoding NUDIX hydrolase N-terminal domain-containing protein — MPDRPTAQDLVVWGEALAGIARTGLGFTDNLYERERFEEVLRIAAEIRSAAVGDPDPEALATEWMKSVGAGVPGYVTPKVAVGAVVGDDQGRILLVRRADSGIWLYPTGWADVGYSPSEVAVKEVFEETGIRCEPVRVLSVLDGMRLGFTQIPLVSIVFLCRAVGGEIDPHPLETSGCGWFTRDGLPEPTAGADRWGDEAFRAIDGEMLETSFDFPRQPPWD, encoded by the coding sequence ATGCCCGATCGACCCACGGCTCAGGACCTGGTCGTCTGGGGCGAGGCCCTGGCGGGCATCGCCCGAACCGGCCTCGGATTCACCGACAACCTGTACGAGCGCGAACGCTTCGAAGAAGTGCTGCGCATCGCCGCCGAGATTCGCTCTGCAGCCGTCGGCGACCCCGACCCCGAAGCCCTGGCAACCGAGTGGATGAAGTCGGTGGGCGCCGGTGTGCCTGGTTATGTGACACCAAAGGTCGCTGTTGGCGCCGTCGTGGGCGACGACCAGGGCCGCATCCTTTTGGTTCGACGGGCCGATTCGGGCATATGGCTGTACCCGACCGGTTGGGCCGACGTGGGTTACTCGCCCTCGGAGGTAGCGGTCAAAGAGGTGTTCGAGGAGACAGGCATCCGCTGCGAGCCGGTAAGGGTCCTCAGCGTGCTCGACGGCATGCGCCTGGGGTTTACCCAGATACCGCTGGTTTCGATCGTGTTCTTGTGCCGAGCCGTGGGCGGTGAGATCGACCCCCATCCGCTCGAGACCAGTGGATGTGGCTGGTTCACCCGCGACGGCCTGCCCGAACCCACCGCAGGCGCCGATCGTTGGGGCGATGAGGCGTTTCGTGCGATCGACGGCGAAATGTTGGAGACCTCGTTCGACTTTCCCAGGCAGCCACCCTGGGACTAG
- a CDS encoding chlorite dismutase family protein, with the protein MSETPDSTTEPGYLTTSTGWGVVHLFAKIGPAADGQAIVNAVKDARNAEHQVIPFAVFGHKADIGFLTMGPDLWHLRSIQTSLQKAGLDIIDSYVSMTEVSEYAAGVPDAMRQARLFPQLPPEGKNIVCFYPMSKKRDGHANWFTLEYDKRSELMHEHGTSGRRFAGRIVQLVTGSTGVDDFEWGVTLFAVNLDDLKDVVYTMRFDEASAIYGDFGAFYTGLIGEIEDVVERVGIGG; encoded by the coding sequence ATGAGCGAGACCCCCGACTCCACCACCGAACCCGGCTACCTGACCACCTCGACCGGCTGGGGTGTGGTCCACCTTTTCGCCAAGATCGGCCCTGCCGCCGACGGCCAGGCCATCGTCAACGCGGTCAAAGATGCTCGCAACGCCGAGCACCAGGTGATTCCTTTCGCTGTGTTCGGCCACAAGGCCGACATCGGCTTCTTGACCATGGGGCCAGACCTGTGGCACCTACGCAGCATCCAGACCTCGCTTCAGAAGGCGGGGCTCGACATCATCGACAGCTATGTGTCGATGACCGAGGTCAGCGAGTACGCGGCCGGGGTGCCCGATGCCATGAGGCAGGCTCGGCTGTTCCCGCAGCTGCCGCCAGAGGGCAAGAACATCGTGTGCTTCTATCCGATGTCGAAGAAGCGTGATGGCCACGCCAACTGGTTCACCCTCGAGTACGACAAGCGCAGCGAGCTCATGCACGAGCACGGCACGTCTGGGCGCAGGTTCGCGGGCCGGATAGTGCAGCTGGTCACCGGCTCGACGGGTGTCGACGACTTCGAATGGGGAGTCACCTTGTTCGCGGTCAACCTCGACGATCTGAAAGACGTCGTCTACACGATGCGATTCGACGAAGCGTCGGCGATATATGGCGACTTCGGTGCGTTCTACACGGGCCTCATCGGCGAGATCGAAGACGTCGTCGAGCGTGTGGGCATCGGCGGCTGA
- a CDS encoding acyl-CoA thioesterase II, which translates to MSALEDLVELLALEPIEVNVFRGVSPDENRQRVFGGQVAGQALMAAIRTVDPSVPVHSLHSYFLRPGDPTIPILYEVDRIRDGRSFVTRRVVAIQRGRAIFNLQASFHRVEEGPAFQIEPPQVPHPDSLPDFATRMAPHRDKLGEWYDRPRPIDTRWVQQHPIERRSGVSSGDRMQVWFKADGQLPDDPAIHQCVAAYASDMSLLDTTLLPHGLSWGDDVMMASLDHAMWFHRPFRADHWLLFDQGTPSSSHARGLARGEIYTAEGELVVSVMQEGLIRPPRGP; encoded by the coding sequence ATGTCGGCACTCGAAGACCTGGTCGAGCTATTGGCGCTCGAACCGATCGAGGTCAACGTGTTTCGAGGCGTCAGCCCAGACGAGAACCGTCAGCGTGTCTTCGGCGGCCAGGTGGCGGGCCAGGCGCTGATGGCGGCAATACGCACCGTCGACCCTTCGGTGCCCGTCCACAGCCTTCACTCGTATTTCCTGCGCCCTGGCGACCCGACCATCCCGATCCTCTACGAGGTCGACCGCATCCGCGACGGTCGCTCGTTCGTGACCCGCAGGGTGGTCGCCATCCAGCGCGGTCGCGCCATATTCAACCTGCAGGCTTCGTTCCACAGGGTCGAGGAAGGGCCTGCGTTCCAGATAGAGCCACCCCAGGTGCCTCATCCCGATTCCCTCCCAGACTTCGCAACCCGTATGGCACCCCATCGCGACAAGCTCGGCGAGTGGTACGACCGGCCCCGCCCCATCGACACCCGCTGGGTTCAGCAACACCCCATCGAACGACGGTCGGGTGTATCCAGCGGCGACCGGATGCAGGTGTGGTTCAAGGCCGATGGTCAGCTGCCGGACGACCCGGCCATTCACCAGTGTGTGGCCGCCTACGCCAGCGACATGTCGCTGCTGGACACCACCCTGTTGCCCCACGGCCTCAGCTGGGGCGACGACGTGATGATGGCAAGTCTCGACCATGCCATGTGGTTCCACCGGCCCTTTCGCGCCGACCACTGGCTGTTGTTCGACCAGGGCACACCCTCGTCGTCGCACGCTCGCGGCCTTGCCAGGGGCGAGATCTACACGGCCGAGGGCGAGCTGGTCGTGTCGGTCATGCAAGAAGGCCTGATCAGACCCCCGCGAGGCCCCTAA
- the fdhD gene encoding formate dehydrogenase accessory sulfurtransferase FdhD gives MRRTQKVLLRQHGVDGSRRVPDEVIVEEPLEIRLDGEQVSTTMRTPGNDFDLAVGFLHAEGLLDGAKVTGVRYCGTGSAVATEFNVVTVETDGRGPGPTPRLGPVGSACGVCGADQIVELAGRLRPLDSVPELGAAGLVEALNALGDLQDLHGRTGGSHAAALVDPAGQIELIREDIGRHNAVDKVVGALRLGGRLADVAQMGSAALFVTSRASFEMVQKAWAAGIGSVVAAGAPSALAIDTAQTAGMNLIAFARGESFNVYAGSVGT, from the coding sequence ATGCGTCGAACCCAGAAGGTCCTGTTGCGCCAGCATGGTGTCGACGGGTCGCGGCGGGTACCAGACGAGGTCATCGTCGAGGAGCCGCTCGAGATCCGCCTGGACGGCGAGCAGGTCTCGACCACCATGCGCACACCAGGCAACGACTTCGACCTCGCGGTTGGCTTTCTGCATGCCGAGGGTCTTCTCGACGGCGCCAAGGTGACTGGCGTCCGCTACTGCGGCACCGGTTCGGCGGTGGCCACCGAGTTCAACGTCGTCACGGTCGAGACCGACGGCCGTGGTCCTGGCCCGACCCCCCGGCTGGGTCCCGTTGGGTCGGCTTGTGGTGTCTGCGGTGCCGACCAGATCGTCGAGCTGGCCGGTCGGTTGCGTCCCCTCGACTCGGTGCCCGAACTGGGGGCCGCCGGGCTCGTCGAAGCGCTGAATGCGCTGGGCGACCTTCAAGACCTCCACGGCCGAACCGGCGGGTCGCACGCAGCAGCCCTGGTCGACCCCGCGGGCCAGATCGAGCTGATCAGAGAAGACATCGGGCGTCACAACGCCGTCGACAAGGTGGTGGGCGCCCTGCGCCTGGGCGGCCGCCTCGCAGATGTCGCCCAGATGGGGTCGGCGGCGTTGTTCGTGACGTCGCGTGCCAGTTTCGAGATGGTGCAGAAGGCCTGGGCGGCTGGCATTGGAAGTGTGGTTGCCGCAGGGGCGCCCTCGGCTCTGGCTATCGATACAGCGCAGACCGCCGGCATGAACCTGATTGCGTTCGCCAGGGGAGAGTCGTTCAACGTGTACGCCGGTTCCGTTGGCACTTGA
- a CDS encoding DoxX family protein, with amino-acid sequence MDELNLGLLIIRVIVGVTFAAHGWAKVKGGLAGVAGWFEAEGLKPGALHARLAAFGEIGTGLAFAAGLLFPFTNAGIVGIMVVAGFIGHRKNGFFIIREGWEYVFILATIAAGLASTGPGEWSIDNAIDLAIDGWAGLAIAVVGGVGAAVATLAVFFKDPAPAA; translated from the coding sequence ATGGACGAACTCAATCTGGGGCTGTTGATCATCCGGGTGATCGTGGGCGTGACCTTTGCGGCCCATGGCTGGGCCAAGGTCAAGGGCGGACTTGCCGGCGTGGCAGGTTGGTTCGAAGCCGAGGGGCTCAAACCCGGGGCGCTGCACGCAAGGCTGGCAGCGTTCGGCGAGATCGGAACCGGGCTGGCATTTGCAGCGGGTTTGCTGTTTCCCTTCACCAACGCCGGAATAGTCGGGATCATGGTGGTGGCCGGATTCATCGGGCACCGAAAGAACGGCTTCTTCATCATCCGAGAGGGATGGGAGTACGTGTTCATCCTGGCGACGATCGCTGCCGGTTTGGCGTCGACCGGCCCGGGCGAATGGTCAATCGACAACGCAATAGACCTGGCCATCGATGGTTGGGCCGGTTTGGCGATCGCCGTCGTGGGCGGTGTGGGTGCGGCCGTGGCGACGTTGGCCGTCTTCTTCAAGGACCCGGCCCCAGCCGCTTAG
- a CDS encoding GNAT family N-acetyltransferase, which yields MSEIEIAICDTVDADVVEAFARLIPQLSRSSAPPDAQVLQGIVDHDACTLLLARDGDRIVGSMTLVVFPIPTGVRAWIEDVVVDDAARGKGVGAALNIRALEIAAEMGAKTVDLTSRPSREAANRLYQRLGFVARETNVYRYDPAR from the coding sequence ATGAGCGAGATCGAGATTGCCATCTGCGACACCGTCGACGCCGACGTGGTCGAAGCGTTCGCGCGGCTGATTCCCCAGCTGTCGCGCTCGTCTGCGCCCCCCGACGCCCAGGTCTTGCAGGGCATTGTCGACCACGACGCATGCACCCTGTTGCTGGCCAGAGACGGCGATCGGATCGTCGGCAGCATGACCCTGGTCGTGTTCCCCATCCCCACCGGGGTGCGTGCGTGGATCGAAGACGTGGTCGTCGACGACGCGGCGCGGGGCAAAGGGGTCGGGGCAGCCCTCAACATCAGGGCTCTCGAGATCGCTGCCGAGATGGGGGCCAAGACCGTCGACCTGACCTCGCGGCCCAGTCGCGAGGCAGCCAACCGGTTGTACCAGCGGTTGGGCTTCGTGGCCCGCGAAACCAACGTCTATCGATACGACCCAGCCCGATGA
- a CDS encoding PAC2 family protein, with translation MDHVIWQEHPDLVDPILVLAFDGWNDAGDAATTAVDYIASRFDHHTVATIDPELFFDFGSARPVIRLSDGHRRQLIWPSVSFGWFRLDDGTDIITLRGPEPRLRWRTFSEQIVAVAEELGVKTAISLGALLAEVHHSSPVPVAGTSSDDDMIERYNLRRPSYTGPTGIVGVLSTAFADAGISTMSVWASVPTYVPNATSPKAAHALLNHLAQTLGIDMAANDLLRAAKTYERQVDELLESDDDLAEYAQQILLASVDDEPGHPDDILPDLDEVDGDSLIEDLEQFLRDQG, from the coding sequence ATGGATCACGTGATCTGGCAAGAGCACCCCGACCTCGTCGACCCGATCCTGGTGCTCGCCTTCGATGGCTGGAACGATGCCGGCGATGCCGCCACAACGGCCGTCGACTACATCGCCAGCCGGTTCGACCACCACACCGTCGCCACCATCGACCCCGAATTGTTCTTCGATTTCGGTTCGGCCAGGCCGGTTATCCGACTGTCCGATGGCCATCGACGTCAGTTGATCTGGCCCAGCGTGTCGTTTGGCTGGTTCCGGCTCGACGACGGCACCGACATCATCACCTTGCGCGGACCCGAGCCGAGGCTGCGTTGGCGTACGTTCAGCGAGCAGATCGTCGCCGTGGCCGAAGAGTTGGGTGTGAAGACCGCCATCTCACTGGGAGCCTTGCTGGCTGAGGTCCATCACTCGTCGCCCGTTCCCGTTGCGGGCACCAGCAGCGACGACGACATGATCGAGCGATACAACCTGCGCCGACCCTCCTACACCGGCCCAACCGGCATAGTGGGCGTGCTGTCGACGGCCTTTGCCGACGCGGGTATTTCGACCATGTCGGTGTGGGCATCGGTTCCCACCTATGTGCCGAACGCGACCTCTCCAAAGGCTGCACACGCACTGTTGAACCACCTGGCCCAGACGCTAGGCATCGACATGGCGGCAAACGACCTATTGCGAGCGGCCAAGACCTACGAACGTCAGGTCGACGAACTGCTCGAGTCCGACGACGACCTCGCCGAATACGCCCAACAGATCCTGTTGGCGTCGGTCGACGACGAACCGGGCCACCCTGACGACATCTTGCCCGACCTCGACGAGGTCGACGGCGACAGCCTCATCGAAGACCTCGAACAGTTCTTGCGCGACCAGGGCTGA
- a CDS encoding methyltransferase domain-containing protein, which produces MLTVDFDRLGVKRGDRVLDMGAGAGRHAFEALRRGATIVAFDYSLTELQQCMGTYYAMHTEGQIPPGGAGTAVRGDALALPFPDGSFDRIIASEVLEHIGDDRRAIAELYRVLAPGGTIAATVPSWFPEQICWKLSDEYHAPKAVGGHVRIYRKAGLSELLSQAGFELSGTHRAHALHSPYWWLKCAVGPTNNGNPLVKKYLKLLEWDIIEAPKLTRTADRLLNPVLGKSIVHYGAKPADAPVGEAHAAA; this is translated from the coding sequence ATGCTGACCGTCGACTTCGATCGCCTCGGGGTCAAACGCGGCGACCGCGTGCTGGACATGGGCGCGGGCGCCGGGCGACACGCGTTCGAGGCCCTCAGGCGGGGCGCAACCATCGTGGCGTTCGACTACAGCCTCACCGAACTGCAGCAGTGCATGGGCACCTACTACGCAATGCACACCGAGGGCCAGATCCCGCCCGGCGGAGCGGGCACCGCGGTGCGCGGCGACGCTCTCGCCCTGCCGTTCCCAGACGGATCGTTCGATCGGATCATCGCCTCCGAGGTGCTCGAGCACATCGGCGACGACCGGCGGGCGATCGCCGAGCTGTACCGGGTGCTGGCGCCTGGGGGCACCATCGCCGCCACGGTGCCTTCGTGGTTCCCGGAACAGATCTGCTGGAAGCTCTCCGACGAGTATCACGCCCCCAAGGCCGTTGGCGGACACGTGCGCATCTACCGCAAGGCCGGGCTCTCGGAATTGTTGTCGCAGGCGGGTTTCGAACTGTCGGGTACCCACAGGGCCCACGCATTGCACTCGCCCTATTGGTGGCTGAAATGTGCCGTTGGCCCCACCAACAACGGCAACCCGCTGGTCAAGAAGTACCTGAAGCTGCTCGAGTGGGACATCATCGAAGCTCCGAAGCTCACCAGAACGGCCGACCGGCTACTCAACCCGGTGCTTGGCAAGAGCATCGTCCACTACGGCGCAAAGCCCGCCGATGCCCCAGTCGGAGAGGCCCATGCAGCAGCCTGA
- a CDS encoding class I SAM-dependent methyltransferase → MGDIPAIDPALHAAAIDAKGFMPDDEGLALYRAAANAGPQPIVEVGTYCGKSTVYLAAGARVSSTVVFTIDHHRGSEEMQSGWQHHDASLTDASGRMDSLPQFRGLVDRLGLDDVVVGVVGQSAVVGAAWNAEASLVFIDGGHGPIPAHADFELWAPRVAMGGTLAIHDVFPDPADGGRPPYEIYLRATRSGSFVDLEAVGSLRLLRRVS, encoded by the coding sequence ATGGGTGACATTCCGGCCATCGACCCGGCCTTGCATGCCGCAGCAATCGACGCCAAGGGCTTCATGCCCGATGACGAAGGCCTGGCGCTTTACCGTGCGGCGGCCAACGCGGGCCCACAACCCATCGTCGAGGTTGGCACCTACTGCGGCAAGTCGACGGTGTATCTCGCGGCGGGCGCCAGGGTCAGCTCGACAGTGGTGTTCACAATCGATCACCACCGCGGATCAGAAGAGATGCAGAGCGGCTGGCAGCACCACGACGCCTCGCTGACCGACGCGAGCGGCCGCATGGACTCGCTGCCACAGTTCCGCGGGCTGGTCGATCGGCTGGGGCTCGACGATGTGGTGGTGGGTGTGGTCGGCCAGTCGGCAGTGGTTGGGGCGGCCTGGAACGCCGAAGCCTCGCTGGTGTTCATCGACGGCGGTCATGGGCCAATACCGGCCCACGCCGACTTCGAACTGTGGGCGCCTCGGGTGGCAATGGGCGGAACCCTGGCCATCCACGACGTGTTCCCCGACCCCGCCGATGGCGGCAGACCGCCGTACGAGATCTATCTCAGGGCGACTCGGTCGGGGTCATTCGTCGACCTGGAGGCAGTGGGCTCGCTGCGTTTGTTGCGCCGGGTCAGCTAG
- a CDS encoding GtrA family protein: protein MSVTEIVSKAWQLRHRLLRFAGVSVIGVMVTQVLLFVFSGPLSWDAVASNVAATMLAAVPVYLLNRRWVWGKRGPHSVSREIVPFWSYTLLGLGVSTAMVAAADRIWGSVAAVMLANLAAWGLLWLGKFVLLERYLFRGDDEVAPGRAAAV, encoded by the coding sequence GTGTCCGTGACAGAAATCGTCTCGAAGGCTTGGCAACTGCGCCATCGGCTGCTGCGCTTTGCCGGTGTTTCGGTGATCGGCGTCATGGTGACCCAGGTGCTGCTGTTCGTGTTCAGCGGCCCGTTGAGCTGGGACGCGGTCGCGTCGAACGTTGCCGCCACGATGTTGGCCGCCGTTCCGGTGTACCTGCTGAACCGCAGGTGGGTTTGGGGCAAGCGCGGTCCTCACTCGGTGTCGCGTGAGATCGTTCCGTTCTGGAGTTACACCCTCTTGGGGCTCGGGGTATCGACCGCGATGGTTGCGGCTGCCGACCGGATCTGGGGTTCGGTTGCGGCCGTGATGCTGGCAAACCTCGCCGCCTGGGGGCTGCTGTGGTTGGGCAAGTTCGTGCTGCTCGAGAGGTATCTCTTCCGCGGTGACGACGAGGTGGCTCCGGGCCGCGCGGCGGCGGTGTGA
- a CDS encoding glycosyltransferase family 4 protein: MNERPLRIALLTYRGHPYVGGQGVYTRHLARELTEMGHKVVVLSGPPYPILDGGVELVELPSLDLYRMPDPFRFPKFSEYRDWIDVLEYGVTSCATFAEPLTFSLRAARYLKHHLDEFDLVHDNQCLGYGILRIQDMGMPVLETIHHPITVDRRIETEHAPTRWKRFTKDRFYAFTTMQSHVAQRLPRIVTVSSNSFDDIVSGHGVDPAKLHIVHVGVDPKQFKPVEGVNPVPGRIMTTASADVAMKGLAFLLEALAKLRVEMPEAHLTVIGKPKYDSRATRTIAELNLADHVEFVSGVSDQRIVELYSEAQVAVVPSLYEGFSLPAIEAMSCGVPLVASTGGALPEVVGPDGQTAIHVEPGSSTDLADKIGLVLRDPNVRSTIGAAGRQRVVDNFSWRATAERTVDQYRALLDELGTRR; encoded by the coding sequence ATGAACGAGCGCCCCCTGCGGATAGCCCTGCTCACCTACCGTGGTCACCCCTATGTCGGCGGTCAGGGCGTATACACACGCCACCTGGCCCGCGAGCTGACCGAGATGGGCCACAAGGTCGTGGTGCTGAGTGGCCCGCCCTATCCGATCCTCGACGGTGGTGTCGAGCTGGTCGAGCTGCCCAGTCTCGACCTGTACCGCATGCCAGACCCGTTCAGGTTCCCCAAGTTCAGCGAGTACCGCGACTGGATCGACGTCCTCGAATACGGCGTCACATCGTGCGCGACCTTCGCTGAACCGTTGACGTTCAGCCTGCGCGCCGCCCGGTATCTGAAGCACCACCTCGACGAATTCGACCTGGTCCACGACAACCAGTGCCTCGGCTACGGCATCTTGCGCATCCAAGACATGGGCATGCCCGTTCTCGAGACAATTCATCACCCCATCACCGTCGATCGTCGCATCGAGACCGAACATGCCCCGACGCGCTGGAAACGTTTCACAAAGGATCGCTTCTACGCGTTCACCACGATGCAGTCGCACGTGGCCCAGCGGCTTCCACGAATCGTCACGGTGTCGTCCAATTCCTTCGACGACATCGTCAGCGGCCACGGAGTGGACCCCGCCAAGCTCCACATCGTGCACGTAGGGGTCGACCCCAAACAGTTCAAGCCGGTCGAAGGTGTCAACCCAGTGCCCGGGCGCATCATGACCACAGCCTCGGCCGATGTCGCCATGAAGGGCCTGGCGTTCCTGCTGGAGGCCCTGGCCAAACTGCGGGTCGAGATGCCCGAGGCGCACCTCACCGTCATCGGCAAGCCCAAGTACGACAGCCGGGCCACCAGAACCATCGCCGAACTGAACCTGGCCGACCACGTCGAGTTCGTGTCCGGGGTATCCGACCAGCGCATCGTCGAGCTGTACAGCGAGGCCCAGGTAGCCGTCGTGCCTTCGCTGTACGAGGGTTTCTCGCTGCCGGCCATCGAGGCCATGAGCTGTGGAGTTCCCCTGGTGGCCTCGACTGGTGGTGCACTGCCCGAGGTCGTCGGCCCCGACGGCCAAACCGCGATACACGTCGAGCCCGGCAGCTCGACCGACCTGGCGGACAAGATCGGTCTGGTCCTGCGCGACCCCAACGTTCGCTCGACCATCGGAGCGGCCGGCCGTCAGCGAGTCGTCGACAACTTCTCGTGGCGGGCCACCGCCGAACGCACCGTCGACCAGTACCGCGCCCTCCTCGACGAGCTGGGCACCCGCCGATGA
- a CDS encoding acyl-CoA dehydrogenase gives MAYRPPVNDMAFVLEHLVGISELSRLDGFEELDMDTVVGLLDEAGRFCAEQLEPLNRTGDAQPARVDGDRVIVADGFSEAYSMFVENGWNGIAFEPEYGGGGLPWTLGVAVQEMVNSSNMSFALCPLLTQGAVDMLMHHASEEQKETYLHKLVSGEWTGTMNLTEPHAGSDVGALTTRAVRADDGTYRITGTKIFITFGEHEMAENIVHLVLARTPDAPAGTKGISCFIVPKYLVNPDGSLGQRNDLAVVSTEHKIGIHASPTCVMSFGDNGGAVGYLIGEENQGMRYMFTMMNNARLSVGIQGLAIAEIAMQLAADYARERKQGRPIGADANAAIVEHADIRRSLMTMKSHVEAMRGLMYLNAAAMDRAAHCDGEQAAAAASRAALLTPLSKGWGTDCGVEVASLGIQVHGGMGYIEETGAAQHWRDSRILPIYEGTNGIQALDLAFRKLPLDGGGAMRSLVSDMRAAAEAVAEGPLADIGNALSRAVDDVEAVATWMATASPNDIAAGATPYLTLVGTAAGGWVHVRSAAAALALLEAGRGDAEFLNDKIASAQFFCSQVLPKTASLVAACTAGADPLFAVAAERF, from the coding sequence ATGGCTTATCGTCCACCGGTCAACGACATGGCGTTCGTTCTCGAGCACCTCGTGGGAATTTCCGAGCTGTCCAGGCTCGACGGGTTCGAGGAACTCGACATGGACACGGTCGTCGGCCTGCTCGACGAAGCGGGTCGGTTCTGCGCAGAACAACTAGAGCCACTGAACCGCACCGGCGATGCGCAGCCAGCGCGCGTAGACGGCGACAGGGTCATTGTCGCCGACGGCTTTTCCGAGGCCTACTCGATGTTCGTCGAGAACGGCTGGAACGGCATCGCATTCGAGCCCGAGTACGGCGGTGGTGGCCTGCCCTGGACCCTGGGCGTGGCGGTGCAGGAGATGGTGAACTCGTCGAACATGTCGTTCGCCCTGTGCCCGCTGCTGACCCAGGGCGCCGTCGACATGCTGATGCACCACGCCAGCGAGGAACAAAAAGAGACCTACCTCCACAAGCTCGTGTCCGGAGAGTGGACGGGCACGATGAACCTCACCGAGCCGCACGCCGGAAGTGACGTCGGGGCCCTGACCACGCGCGCCGTCAGGGCCGATGACGGTACCTACCGAATCACCGGCACCAAGATCTTCATCACCTTCGGCGAACACGAGATGGCCGAGAACATCGTCCACCTGGTGTTGGCCAGAACCCCCGATGCCCCGGCCGGCACCAAGGGCATTTCGTGTTTCATCGTGCCCAAGTACCTGGTCAACCCCGACGGGTCACTCGGCCAGCGCAACGACCTGGCGGTCGTGTCGACCGAGCACAAGATCGGCATCCACGCCTCACCGACCTGTGTGATGTCGTTTGGCGACAACGGCGGAGCCGTCGGCTATCTGATCGGCGAAGAGAACCAGGGCATGCGCTACATGTTCACGATGATGAACAATGCCCGGCTGTCGGTTGGCATCCAGGGTTTGGCCATAGCCGAGATAGCCATGCAGTTGGCGGCCGATTATGCCCGCGAGCGCAAGCAGGGCCGCCCTATAGGTGCCGACGCAAATGCTGCCATCGTCGAACACGCCGATATTCGCCGCAGCCTCATGACGATGAAGTCGCACGTCGAGGCGATGCGCGGCCTCATGTACCTGAACGCAGCGGCCATGGACCGGGCCGCCCACTGCGACGGCGAACAAGCCGCGGCCGCTGCTTCGCGAGCCGCCCTGCTGACACCGCTCTCGAAGGGCTGGGGCACCGACTGCGGCGTCGAGGTCGCTTCGCTGGGCATCCAGGTACACGGCGGAATGGGCTACATCGAAGAGACCGGCGCCGCCCAGCACTGGAGAGATTCGCGAATTCTGCCCATATACGAGGGCACCAACGGCATCCAGGCGCTCGATCTGGCCTTCCGCAAGCTGCCGCTGGATGGTGGCGGTGCCATGAGATCGCTGGTCTCTGACATGCGGGCCGCCGCCGAGGCTGTCGCTGAGGGCCCCCTCGCCGACATCGGAAACGCTCTGAGCCGTGCGGTGGACGATGTCGAAGCCGTTGCGACCTGGATGGCCACAGCGTCGCCCAACGACATTGCCGCCGGAGCCACGCCCTATCTGACCCTGGTGGGCACAGCGGCAGGCGGCTGGGTGCACGTGCGCAGCGCGGCGGCGGCTTTGGCCCTGCTCGAAGCGGGCCGAGGTGATGCCGAGTTCTTGAACGACAAGATCGCGTCGGCACAGTTCTTCTGCAGCCAGGTTCTTCCCAAAACGGCGTCGCTGGTTGCCGCGTGCACCGCAGGTGCCGACCCGCTGTTCGCCGTCGCAGCCGAACGCTTCTAG
- a CDS encoding globin — MTTLYEYVGGDQWFVDLVDRFFDEVERDPIVRPLYPDDLAEPKENMVGFLVQFWGGPATYSERKGHPRLRMRHMPFVIGVAERDAWFDDMVAAVRGGGLEPEVERQVIDYFDNAATAMINQ; from the coding sequence ATGACGACCCTGTACGAATACGTCGGCGGCGACCAATGGTTCGTCGACCTGGTCGATCGGTTCTTCGACGAGGTCGAGCGCGACCCGATCGTGCGACCGCTGTATCCAGACGACCTGGCCGAACCGAAGGAGAACATGGTCGGCTTCCTCGTGCAGTTCTGGGGTGGCCCGGCAACCTACAGCGAACGCAAGGGGCATCCCAGGCTGCGGATGAGGCACATGCCCTTTGTCATCGGGGTCGCCGAACGCGACGCCTGGTTCGACGACATGGTCGCCGCCGTGCGCGGCGGGGGCCTCGAGCCCGAGGTCGAGCGTCAGGTCATCGATTATTTCGACAATGCAGCCACAGCGATGATCAATCAGTAG